In a single window of the Anguilla rostrata isolate EN2019 chromosome 4, ASM1855537v3, whole genome shotgun sequence genome:
- the trappc8 gene encoding trafficking protein particle complex subunit 8 isoform X5: MAQCVQSVQEFIQDSFVPMVAVLCSEDAEKVTRKNNLNFSELVRPFCRLTSEGHMRDPNNQIQVIKNLKISVSNVATQPPKAAAVRRLLDEVVSASQPAEGLVANVITAGDYDLNISATTPWFEAYRENFLQSMPASEHEFLSHYLACMLVVSSREASPVDQFLKLSQEQHRIQHSGEHSFPKWFIPNTLKYYVLLHDISEGDEQRADTVYEDMKQRYGTQACYLLKINSRMSASASGEQIPDPWSQYLQKSSFQNQDLHEEGPSAMVNNTTVENSTSAGDVDGLEPSARDGVPNNFDAHPLQLDHPSDPGGPQESLEPLKPPGSEGKKQAGVAPHGACLTLNDHDRIRQFIQEFTSRGLLPHIEKNIRQLNDQLVSRKGLSRSLFSATKKWFGGGKVPEKSISELKNTAGLLYPPEAPELQIRKMADLCLLVQHYDLAYSCYHTAKKDFLNDQAMLYAAGALEMAAVSAFLHPGAPRPYPAHYMDTAIQTYRDVCKNMVLAERCALLSTEILKSQAKYSEAATLLIKMTSEDSDLRSALLLEQAAHCFINMRSPMVRKFAFHMILAGHRFSKAGQKRHALRCYCQAMQVYKGKGWSLAEDHINFTIGRQSYTLRQPDNAVAAFRHILINDSKQAASQQGAFLREYLYVYKNVSQSSPAEGALPQLPLPCIQSSATRVFFGHDRRLAEGEKQAATHVSLDQEYDRDLSQQWKELEEQVVAIVHRGVLPANFQPTQYCLNGQTDNTRFPLAVVEEPVIVEVVFRNPLKVPLILTDLSLLWKFTPKDFSRAQGEEAGESVSNEKEARDLEAPLKNDFISTEVISEFFMSLEETKVARLKLLPHQTGELHILGVVYNLGTAASAGEGVGEGLTVRGRQDLEIQGPRLNGTKEEKTSVQHGPDRRLDPIITPPMPLLEVFFINFPTGLLCGEIRKAYVEFANVSAVALTGLRVVSRRPEFFTFGGRAAPLTPLSPTASENCSAYKTVVSDQAAAAVAAAHAPASLVSPADFGAGAGAGGGDGRCPGVLDIPLPDAVLQPGASVQLPLWLRGPDREGVHEINFLFYYESAEKTSKLSHRVLCHTAVICASRSLSVRATARRSNTFQEQEDGHGGSMLVFVDVENVNTSEAGVREFHVVQVSSSSKQWRLQKCINPSKDKDSKLTSRQRGKLCFRATKCRTVEATSNAQEKYTFADVNLGNEQIISATTPCADFFFRRCLSAEAKKKGAGGAHGGLGHSRGAGADTSAEDLAGVVRKCSEVDLNVIVLWKAYVVEDNKQLILEGQLHVALQTIGKEVCSLTPKEEAQEMVLLKFRPEHPPPLARPSMEQLSYLIKTNLHYPESYSHPFPQRSLCMVPVTLRLSNCSLAQVDVIIDLRHKATSPESLEVHGSFTWLGQTQYKLRLRAQEIQRLQLKACFIHAGVYNLGTPRVFAKLSDQGSMCETSQQNSMPALIIINSV, translated from the exons GTCACATGAGGGACCCCAACAACCAGATCCAGGTGATCAAGAACCTGAAGATCAGCGTGTCCAACGTGGCGACGCAGCCGCCCAAGGCCGCCGCCGTGCGCCGGCTGCTGGACGAGGTGGTGTCCGCCAGCCAGCCCGCCGAGGGCCTGGTGGCCAACGTCATCACCGCCGGCGACTACGACCTCAACATCAGCG caACCACCCCTTGGTTCGAGGCCTACCGTGAGAACTTCCTCCAGTCCATGCCGGCGTCTGAGCACGAGTTCCTCAGCCACTACCTGGCCT gcatGCTGGTGGTGTCGTCCCGCGAGGCTTCGCCCGTGGACCAGTTCCTGAAGCTGTCCCAGGAGCAGCACCGCATCCAGCACAGCGGCGAGCACAGCTTCCCCAAGTGGTTCATCCCAAACACGCTCAAGTACTACGTCCTGCTGCATGACATCAGCGAGGGGGACGAGCAGAG GGCGGACACCGTGTACGAGGACATGAAGCAGAGGTACGGGACGCAGGCCTGCTACCTGCTCAAGATCAACTCGCGCATGTCCGCCTCCGCCTCGGGCGAGCAGATCCCCGACCCCTGGAGCCAGTACTTACAGAAGAGCAGTTTCCAAAaccag GACTTGCATGAAGAAGGTCCTTCTGCCATGGTGAATAACACGACCGTGGAGAACAGCACCAGCGCAGGGGATGTGGACGGGCTCGAACCTTCAGCCAGAG ATGGGGTTCCCAACAACTTCGACGCCCACCCCCTCCAGCTGGACCACCCCAGCGACCCCGGGGGTCCCCAGGAGAGCCTGGAGCCCCTGAAGCCGCCCGGGTCCGAGGGCAAGAAGCAGGCGGGCGTGGCGCCGCACGGGGCGTGCCTGACGCTCAACGACCACGACCGCATCCGCCAGTTCATCCAGGAGTTCACCTCCCGCGGCCTGCTGCCCCACATCGAGAAGAACATCCGCCAGCTCAACGACCAG CTCGTTTCCAGGAAAGGTCTCAGCAGGTCCTTATTTTCTGCCACCAAGAAGTGGTTTGGTGGAGGCAAGGTACCGGAGAAGAGCATCAGTGAGCTGAAAAACACAGCTGGCCTTCT GTACCCTCCAGAGGCCCCGGAGCTGCAGATAAGGAAAATGGCCGACCTATGCCTCCTGGTGCAGCACTACGACCTGGCCTACAGCTGCTATCACACCGCCAAGAAGGACTTCCTCAACGACCAGGCCATGCTGTACGCCGCTGGAGCTCTG GAAATGGCGGCCGTGTCGGCCTTCCTCCACCCCGGCGCTCCCAGGCCGTATCCCGCCCACTACATGGACACGGCCATCCAGACCTACCGCGACGTCTGCAA GAACATGGTGCTGGCCGAGCGGTGTGCGCTGCTCAGCACCGAGATCCTGAAAAGCCAGGCGAAGTACTCCGAGGCCGCCACCCTCCTCATCAAGATGACCAGCGAG gactcGGACCTGCGCAgcgccctgctcctggagcagGCGGCCCACTGCTTCATCAACATGAGGAGCCCCATGGTGCGCAAGTTCGCCTTCCACATGATCCTGGCGGGACACAGGTTCAGCAAAGCGGGACAG AAGCGGCACGCGCTGCGGTGCTACTGCCAGGCCATGCAGGTGTACAAGGGCAAAGGCTGGTCCCTGGCGGAGGACCACATCAACTTCACCATCGGCCGCCAGTCCTACACGCTGCGGCAGCCGGACAACGCCGTGGCCGCCTTCCGCCACATCCTCATCAACGACAGCAAGCAGGCCGCCTCCCAGCAGGGGGCCTTCCTGCGCGAGTACCTCTACGTCTACAAG AATGTGAGCCAGTCGTCCCCAGCAGAGGGCGCCCTTCCCCAGCTGCCCCTGCCCTGCATCCAGAGTTCCGCCACGCGCGTCTTCTTCGGCCACGACCGGCGGCTGGCAGAag GGGAGAAGCAGGCCGCCACCCACGTGAGTTTGGACCAGGAGTACGACCGGGACCTGTCCCAGCAGtggaaggagctggaggagcaggtggtGGCCATCGTCCACCGGGGGGTCCTCCCCGCCAACTTCCAGCCCACCCAGTACTGCCTGAACGGCCAGACGGACAACACGCGCTTCCCCCTGGCCGTGGTGGAAG AGCCCGTCATCGTCGAGGTGGTGTTCCGGAACCCTCTGAAGGTCCCCCTCATCCTGACGGACCTGTCGCTGCTCTGGAAGTTCACCCCGAAGGACTTCTCCCGCGCACAGGGCGAGGAGGCGGGGGAGTCTGTGAGCAACGAGAAGGAGGCGCGCGATCTGGAG GCACCATTAAAAAACGATTTCATCAGCACTGAGGTAATATCGGAGTTTTTCATGAGCCTGGAAGAGACTAAAGTG GCTCGTCTgaagctcctcccccaccaGACGGGGGAGCTGCACATCCTGGGCGTGGTCTACAACCTGGGCACAGCGGCCTCTGCTGGCGAAG GCGTGGGCGAAGGGTTGACCGTGCGCGGTCGGCAGGACCTGGAGATCCAGGGCCCTCGTCTGAACGGGACCAAAGAGGAGAAGACCTCCGTCCAGCACGGACCCGACCGGCGCCTCGACCCCATCATCACCCCGCCCATGCCCCTGCTGGAG gTGTTCTTCATTAACTTCCCCACGGGGCTGCTGTGCGGAGAGATCCGGAAGGCCTACGTGGAGTTCGCCAACGTGAGCGCAGTGGCGCTGACCGGCCTGCGGGTGGTGTCCCGCCGCCCCGAGTTCTTCACCttcggcgggcgggcggcgcccctcacccccctgaGCCCCACCGCCTCCGAGAACTGCAGCGCCTACAAGACCGTGGTGTCGGaccaggccgccgccgccgtcgccgcggccCACGCCCCCGCCTCGCTGGTGTCCCCGGCCGATTTCGGGGCCGGGGCCGGCGCCGGTGGGGGGGACGGCCGCTGCCCCGGGGTGCTGGACATCCCGCTGCCCGACGCCGTGCTCCAGCCCGGCGCCTCCGTGCAGCTGCCGCTGTGGCTGCGGGGGCCCGACCGCGAGGGCGTGCACGAGATCAACTTCCTGTTCTACTACGAGAGCGCCGAGAAGACGTCCAAGCTCAG tcaccgGGTGCTGTGCCACACTGCGGTGATCTGTGCCAGCCGCTCCCTGAGCGTGAGGGCCACGGCGCGGAGGAGCAACACCttccaggagcaggaggacggGCACGGCGGCAGCATGCTGGTCTTCGTGGACGTGGAGAACGTCAACACT agtgaGGCGGGGGTGAGGGAGTTCCATGTTGTGCAAGTCTCCAGCAGCAGTAAGCAATGGAGGCTGCAGAAGTGCATAAACCCGTCCAAAGACAAAG ATTCAAAACTCACGAGTCGGCAGAGGGGCAAGCTTTGCTTCAGAGCTACCAAATGCAGGACTGTTGAAG CTACCTCAAATGCACAAGAGAAGTACACCTTTGCCGACGTAAACCTGGGAAACGAACAG ATAATCAGCGCCACCACACCCTGCGCCGACTTCTTCTTCCGCCGGTGCCTGTCCGCGGAGGCGAAGAAGAAGGGCGCGGGCGGGGCGCACGGCGGTTTGGGGCACTCCAGGGGCGCGGGCGCGGACACGAGCGCGGAGGACCTGGCCGGCGTGGTCCGAAAGTGCAGCGAGGTGGACCTCAACGTCATCGTGCTCTGGAAG GCGTACGTGGTGGAAGACAACAAGCAGCTCATCTTGGAGGGCCAGCTCCACGTAGCCCTCCAGACCATCGGGAAGGAAGTGTGCTCCTTGACTCCCAAAGAG GAAGCTCAAGAAATGGTTCTGCTGAAATTCAGACCCGAACACCCTCCTCCTCTGGCCAGGCCGTCGATGGAGCAGCTTTCCTATCTAATCAAGACCAACCTGCACTACCCCGAATCCTACAGTCACCCCTTTCCACAGAGGAG TCTGTGCATGGTGCCCGTCACCCTCAGGCTCTCCAACTGCTCCCTGGCGCAGGTTGATGTCATCATAGACTTGAGACACAAAGCCACCAG